From Deferrisoma camini S3R1, the proteins below share one genomic window:
- a CDS encoding tetratricopeptide repeat protein yields the protein MRRQAKAAYQLGVAFLAEGRPAPALREFTKAVRLTPDDPKVHNALGLAYWARREVGEAERGFRRAVELKPDYSEAWNNLGALYLDTGRYGEAEEAFRQALNNVFYGTQERALTNLGWALYKQGRLEEAERRLREALEVAPGFPLAQKNLGIVLYDRGEYAEGLEHLTRAAKSLPQDAEVLLYRGLARLRTGDRDGARADLEKAWRLAPRTDVGKSAKTYLDLVE from the coding sequence GTGAGGCGCCAGGCCAAGGCGGCGTACCAGCTTGGAGTCGCGTTCCTGGCCGAGGGCCGGCCCGCCCCGGCCCTGCGCGAGTTCACCAAGGCGGTCCGACTCACCCCCGACGATCCCAAGGTGCACAACGCGCTGGGGTTGGCGTACTGGGCCCGGCGGGAGGTGGGGGAGGCCGAGCGCGGGTTCCGGAGGGCGGTGGAGCTCAAGCCCGACTACTCCGAGGCCTGGAACAATTTGGGGGCCTTGTACCTGGACACCGGCCGGTACGGAGAGGCGGAGGAGGCGTTCCGGCAGGCCCTGAACAACGTGTTCTACGGCACCCAGGAGAGGGCCCTGACGAATCTGGGCTGGGCCCTGTACAAGCAGGGGCGCCTCGAAGAGGCCGAGCGCCGCTTGCGCGAGGCCCTGGAGGTGGCCCCGGGCTTCCCCCTGGCCCAAAAGAACCTGGGGATCGTCCTGTACGACCGGGGAGAGTACGCAGAGGGCTTGGAGCATCTCACGCGGGCCGCAAAATCGTTGCCCCAGGATGCTGAGGTGCTCCTGTACCGGGGACTGGCCCGGCTGCGCACGGGCGACCGGGACGGCGCCCGCGCCGACCTGGAGAAGGCCTGGAGGCTGGCGCCTCGGACGGATGTGGGCAAGTCGGCAAAGACCTATCTGGATCTCGTGGAGTAG
- a CDS encoding 7-cyano-7-deazaguanine synthase, with amino-acid sequence MTDERNEPTPVPEGPIKAVSLLSGGLDSILATRVVQDQGVEVLALHFITPFFGGHKRGREAEVEAFFRERYGLNARVVDVSDEYMDVLAKPRYGYGKNFNPCIDCKIFLVRKALEIMRQEGARFLITGEVLGQRPMSQRRDAMNAVARQSGARDIILRPLSAQLMPITAPERHGWVDRKRLFGFRGRSRKPQMELAERMGITEYPSPAGGCYLTDPTLANRVRRYFEEVPADERSSEDVRLLLAGRPFRLPGGSWLTLGRNQGENRAVAGLARPGDRFLKAREVPGPLGLVRLRSPDDLPLAAGVLLRYCPKAGPEHEVGVGPAPDDLPQTVRAVRAAEEQIEAWRF; translated from the coding sequence TTGACCGACGAGCGAAACGAACCGACCCCGGTCCCCGAGGGGCCGATCAAGGCGGTGAGCCTCCTGTCCGGGGGGCTCGACTCGATCCTGGCCACCCGGGTGGTGCAGGACCAGGGGGTGGAAGTGCTGGCTCTCCACTTCATCACCCCGTTCTTCGGGGGCCACAAGCGGGGCCGCGAGGCCGAGGTGGAGGCGTTCTTCCGGGAGAGGTACGGGTTGAACGCCCGGGTGGTGGACGTGTCGGACGAGTACATGGACGTTCTGGCCAAACCCCGGTACGGGTACGGCAAGAACTTCAACCCGTGCATCGACTGCAAGATCTTCCTGGTGCGCAAGGCCCTGGAGATCATGCGTCAGGAGGGGGCTCGGTTCCTGATCACGGGCGAGGTGTTGGGGCAGCGTCCCATGAGCCAGCGCCGGGACGCCATGAACGCCGTGGCCCGCCAGTCGGGCGCCCGGGACATCATCCTGCGGCCGCTCTCGGCCCAGCTGATGCCGATCACGGCGCCGGAGCGTCACGGCTGGGTGGACCGGAAGCGGTTGTTCGGGTTCCGGGGCCGGTCCCGGAAGCCCCAGATGGAGCTGGCCGAGCGAATGGGGATCACCGAGTATCCGAGCCCGGCGGGGGGGTGCTACCTCACTGACCCCACCCTGGCGAACCGGGTGCGCAGGTACTTCGAGGAGGTGCCGGCGGACGAGCGCTCCAGCGAGGACGTGCGGCTGCTGCTGGCCGGCCGGCCGTTCCGGCTGCCCGGAGGAAGCTGGCTGACCCTGGGCCGGAACCAGGGGGAGAACCGGGCGGTGGCCGGCCTGGCCCGGCCCGGCGACCGGTTCCTGAAGGCCCGGGAGGTGCCGGGCCCCCTGGGGCTGGTGCGGCTCCGGAGCCCGGATGATCTGCCCCTGGCGGCCGGGGTGCTGCTGCGGTACTGCCCGAAGGCCGGCCCCGAGCACGAGGTGGGGGTGGGGCCGGCTCCGGACGACCTGCCCCAGACCGTTCGGGCCGTGCGGGCGGCCGAGGAGCAGATCGAGGCCTGGAGGTTCTGA
- the recG gene encoding ATP-dependent DNA helicase RecG, with translation MRRPADLASYRHMRSVLATPLTGVRGVGPKVAEKLARKGLRTLGDALVFLPLRHEDRTRPAPLHRLVPGDTVAFRGRIESIGIRDYHRRRVLEARLTDGNGWVTLKWFRGNFGWLQGRYPPGTEVAGSGAVRMFQGRAEIHHPELEPLEDDRDPAGFERVVPVYSEVEGVHPKALRRILESVLDQALPAVVDLIPPHLADELGLPPMARAFQEVHFPSRGGADLPRWVARHRKALVLEEFFFLQLGLLLRREGKGPVEGIAFRPDFHLIKPLLGSLPFRLTRAQRRVLGEIRRDMEAPRPMHRLLQGDVGSGKTLVALLSALMAVESGYQAAIMAPTEILAEQHALNLKRMCRPIGVEVGCLTSSTPRAEREEVLEALCTGALPIVVGTHALIQDPVEFHRLGLVVVDEQHRFGVLQRAGLLRKGRNPDLLVMTATPIPRSLSLTVYGDLDLSVIDELPPGRQPIATRVVRERDLPKVYAFVREQVGRGRQAYLVYPLVEESEALDLRAATTMAEHFQGEVFPDLKVGLLHGRMRADEKEAVMAAFAAGEIQVLVSTTVIEVGIDVPNATVMVVEHAERFGLAQLHQLRGRVGRGAERSYCVLVAGREAGRDGWERLRVLASTSDGFRIAEEDLRIRGPGDLLGTRQSGLPDFRIGNILRDGPLLQVARDLAARVLAEDPGLRAGRYPALREALQDRWAGRLELAKVG, from the coding sequence GTGCGCCGTCCTGCCGACCTCGCCTCGTACCGCCACATGCGCTCGGTGCTCGCCACCCCGCTCACCGGCGTGAGGGGGGTGGGGCCGAAGGTGGCGGAGAAGCTGGCCCGCAAGGGGCTTCGGACCCTGGGTGACGCGTTGGTGTTCCTGCCCCTGCGCCACGAGGACCGAACCCGGCCGGCCCCTCTCCACCGGCTCGTACCGGGCGACACCGTGGCCTTTCGGGGCCGGATCGAGTCGATCGGGATCCGCGACTACCACCGCCGCCGGGTGCTGGAGGCCCGGCTCACCGACGGCAACGGCTGGGTCACCCTCAAATGGTTCCGGGGAAACTTCGGGTGGCTCCAGGGCCGGTATCCGCCGGGAACCGAGGTGGCGGGCTCCGGCGCCGTGAGGATGTTCCAGGGCCGGGCCGAGATCCACCACCCCGAGCTCGAGCCCCTCGAGGACGATCGAGACCCGGCCGGGTTCGAGCGGGTGGTGCCCGTGTACTCCGAGGTGGAGGGGGTCCACCCCAAGGCCCTCCGCCGAATCCTCGAGTCCGTCCTGGACCAGGCGCTCCCCGCCGTAGTGGACCTGATCCCTCCGCACCTGGCCGACGAGCTCGGCCTTCCCCCCATGGCCCGGGCGTTTCAGGAGGTCCACTTCCCCAGCCGGGGGGGGGCGGACCTGCCCCGGTGGGTGGCCCGGCACCGCAAGGCTCTGGTGCTGGAGGAGTTCTTCTTCCTCCAGTTGGGGCTCCTGCTCCGGCGGGAGGGAAAGGGCCCGGTGGAGGGGATCGCCTTCCGGCCGGACTTCCATCTGATCAAGCCGCTGCTCGGGAGCCTGCCGTTTCGGCTCACCCGGGCCCAACGCCGGGTGCTGGGGGAGATCCGGCGCGACATGGAGGCTCCCCGGCCCATGCACCGGCTGCTCCAGGGCGACGTGGGCAGCGGCAAGACTCTGGTGGCCCTCCTGAGCGCGCTCATGGCCGTGGAGTCGGGCTACCAAGCCGCCATCATGGCGCCCACCGAGATCCTGGCCGAGCAGCACGCCCTCAATCTGAAGCGGATGTGCCGGCCCATCGGGGTGGAGGTGGGGTGCCTGACCAGCTCCACGCCCCGGGCCGAGCGCGAGGAGGTCCTCGAGGCCCTGTGCACCGGCGCCCTACCCATCGTGGTGGGGACCCACGCCCTTATCCAGGACCCGGTGGAGTTCCACCGCTTGGGGCTCGTCGTGGTGGACGAGCAGCACCGGTTCGGGGTGCTCCAGCGGGCGGGCCTCCTCAGGAAGGGCCGCAACCCCGACCTGCTGGTGATGACCGCCACGCCGATCCCCCGCAGCCTGTCGCTCACCGTGTACGGGGACCTGGATCTCTCGGTGATCGACGAGCTGCCCCCGGGCCGCCAGCCCATCGCGACCCGGGTGGTGCGGGAGCGCGATCTGCCCAAGGTGTATGCCTTCGTTCGCGAGCAGGTGGGCCGCGGGCGCCAGGCCTACCTGGTGTACCCCCTGGTGGAGGAGAGCGAGGCCCTGGACCTCCGCGCGGCCACCACCATGGCCGAGCACTTCCAAGGCGAGGTGTTCCCCGACCTGAAGGTTGGGCTTCTGCACGGGCGAATGCGGGCCGACGAGAAAGAAGCGGTCATGGCCGCGTTCGCGGCCGGCGAGATCCAGGTGCTGGTGTCCACCACCGTGATCGAGGTGGGGATCGACGTGCCCAACGCCACGGTCATGGTGGTGGAGCACGCCGAGCGGTTCGGGCTGGCCCAGCTGCATCAACTGCGGGGCCGGGTGGGCCGGGGGGCGGAGCGGTCCTACTGCGTGCTGGTGGCCGGCCGGGAGGCCGGGCGGGACGGGTGGGAACGGCTGCGGGTGCTCGCGAGCACCTCGGACGGGTTTCGGATCGCGGAGGAGGATCTGCGCATCCGGGGACCGGGTGACCTGCTGGGGACCCGCCAGTCCGGGCTGCCGGACTTCCGCATCGGCAACATCCTGCGCGACGGCCCCCTGCTGCAGGTGGCCCGGGACCTGGCGGCCCGGGTGCTCGCCGAGGACCCGGGCCTGCGGGCCGGCCGGTACCCGGCCCTGCGCGAGGCCCTCCAGGACCGGTGGGCCGGCCGGCTGGAGCTGGCCAAGGTGGGGTAG
- the wecB gene encoding non-hydrolyzing UDP-N-acetylglucosamine 2-epimerase, with the protein MKILLVVGARPNFMKIAPIVRAIRAWNGAHPDRSIEHRLVHTGQHYDERMYKAFFEDLQIPPPDVDLEVGSGSHTFQTAHVMLRFEKVCEAERPDWVLVVGDVNSTMAASLVAVKMGIRVCHVEAGLRSRDRTMPEEINRLVTDAVADLLFTTSRDADENLKAEGVPPEKIRFVGNVMIDTLLAQVRRLSDLGLRPLVAPGQRYGVLTLHRPSNVDRREVLTRLLGAIEEVARDLPIVFPIHPRTRKMAREFGIDSGFRPLPEPEGRLDPGLYVTEPLGYLDFLNLWKDAALVLTDSGGLQEETTALGIPCLTLRENTERPVTIWEGTNTLVGTDPEAIQAEARKALDGRGKAGRVPELWDGRAAERIVAALMEEGPEG; encoded by the coding sequence ATGAAGATCCTCCTCGTGGTGGGTGCCCGGCCCAACTTCATGAAGATCGCCCCCATCGTCCGCGCGATCCGCGCCTGGAACGGGGCCCATCCCGACCGATCCATCGAGCACCGCCTCGTGCACACCGGCCAGCACTACGACGAGCGCATGTACAAGGCGTTCTTCGAGGATCTCCAGATCCCGCCGCCCGATGTGGACCTGGAGGTGGGCTCCGGGTCCCATACCTTTCAGACGGCCCACGTGATGCTGCGGTTTGAAAAGGTGTGCGAGGCCGAGCGGCCCGACTGGGTGCTGGTGGTGGGCGACGTGAACTCCACCATGGCCGCGAGCCTGGTGGCGGTGAAGATGGGCATCCGGGTGTGCCACGTGGAGGCCGGGCTCCGGAGCCGCGACCGCACCATGCCCGAGGAGATCAACCGTCTGGTCACCGATGCCGTGGCCGACCTGCTGTTCACCACCAGCCGCGACGCCGACGAGAACCTCAAGGCCGAGGGCGTGCCCCCGGAGAAGATCCGGTTCGTGGGCAACGTGATGATCGACACCCTGCTCGCCCAGGTCCGCCGGCTGTCGGACCTGGGGCTCCGGCCGCTGGTGGCCCCGGGCCAGCGCTATGGGGTTCTCACCCTTCACCGGCCCAGCAACGTGGACCGGCGCGAGGTCCTCACCCGGCTCCTGGGCGCCATCGAAGAGGTGGCCCGGGACCTGCCCATCGTGTTCCCGATCCACCCCCGCACCCGAAAGATGGCCCGCGAGTTCGGGATCGACAGCGGATTCCGGCCCCTTCCCGAGCCGGAGGGGCGGCTCGATCCAGGGCTGTACGTGACCGAGCCCCTGGGCTACCTGGACTTCCTGAACCTCTGGAAGGACGCGGCCCTGGTGCTGACCGACTCGGGCGGGCTCCAGGAGGAGACCACGGCCCTGGGCATCCCGTGCCTGACCCTGCGGGAGAACACGGAGCGGCCGGTCACGATCTGGGAGGGGACCAACACCCTGGTGGGCACGGACCCGGAGGCCATCCAGGCCGAGGCCCGCAAGGCCCTGGACGGCCGGGGCAAGGCCGGCCGCGTGCCGGAGCTGTGGGACGGCAGGGCCGCCGAACGGATCGTGGCGGCGTTGATGGAAGAGGGGCCGGAAGGCTAG
- the trxA gene encoding thioredoxin — translation MAGDKVLNVTDADFEEKVLKTDKPVLVDFWAAWCGPCRMMGPVIDEVAAAYDGKVIVAKMNVDDNPQTPAKYGVRGIPNLKLFQNGQVVDEVVGAVPRQKLEEMLNRVV, via the coding sequence ATGGCAGGAGACAAGGTGCTCAACGTGACCGACGCCGATTTCGAGGAGAAGGTCCTCAAGACCGACAAGCCGGTCCTGGTGGACTTCTGGGCGGCGTGGTGCGGACCGTGCCGGATGATGGGGCCGGTGATCGACGAGGTGGCCGCCGCCTACGACGGTAAGGTGATCGTGGCCAAGATGAACGTGGACGACAACCCCCAGACCCCGGCCAAGTACGGCGTGCGCGGCATCCCGAACCTGAAGCTGTTCCAGAACGGCCAGGTGGTGGACGAGGTGGTGGGAGCCGTGCCCCGGCAGAAGCTCGAAGAGATGCTCAACCGGGTCGTGTGA
- a CDS encoding RNA polymerase sigma factor gives MDETRLVERARAGDFEAFEELVTRTEGRIYSLLLRMTGNPEDARELLQETYLSAYKKLGSFRGNAAFSTWLYRIATNHALMRLRRKQPETVSWDELPLPSHEEIRRRGVSNWAVDPKEALLRREIRELLVRAIQDLPPLYRAVVLLRDVEGLSTADTAKILGTTEGAVKTRLHRARIHLREKLSPYFADGEEPGGRAVIP, from the coding sequence ATGGACGAAACCCGGTTGGTGGAGCGGGCCCGAGCAGGCGACTTCGAGGCCTTCGAGGAGCTGGTCACCCGCACCGAGGGCAGGATCTACAGCCTGCTGCTGCGCATGACCGGCAACCCGGAGGACGCGCGGGAGTTGCTGCAGGAGACGTATCTGAGCGCCTACAAGAAGCTCGGCTCGTTCCGGGGCAACGCCGCATTCTCCACGTGGCTGTACCGGATCGCCACGAACCACGCCCTGATGCGGCTGCGGCGCAAACAGCCCGAGACCGTCTCGTGGGACGAGCTCCCCTTGCCCTCCCACGAGGAGATCCGGCGGCGGGGGGTGAGCAACTGGGCGGTGGACCCCAAGGAGGCCCTGCTCCGAAGGGAGATCCGGGAGCTGCTGGTTCGGGCCATCCAGGACCTACCGCCCCTGTACCGGGCGGTGGTGCTGCTGCGGGACGTGGAAGGCCTGAGCACGGCGGACACGGCAAAGATCCTGGGGACCACGGAGGGAGCGGTGAAGACCCGCTTGCACCGGGCCCGGATCCACCTGCGGGAAAAACTGAGCCCCTACTTCGCCGACGGCGAGGAACCCGGGGGGCGGGCGGTGATCCCATGA
- a CDS encoding response regulator, which translates to MGRILFVDDDDNIRFLLQEELSSAGHEVFAAADGPQALRLLDDRSPDLVILDLKMPGMDGLEVLRRIRARYPEMPVVVFSAFCEPAREALALGANGCVAKSADLTELHQQIRRYCS; encoded by the coding sequence GTGGGCCGCATCCTTTTCGTCGACGACGACGACAACATTCGGTTCTTGCTCCAAGAGGAACTGTCCTCGGCGGGGCACGAGGTGTTCGCCGCCGCCGACGGGCCCCAGGCCTTGCGGTTGCTGGACGACCGCTCTCCCGACCTCGTGATCCTCGACCTCAAGATGCCGGGCATGGACGGCCTCGAGGTGCTTCGCCGGATCCGGGCGCGGTATCCGGAGATGCCGGTCGTGGTGTTCTCCGCGTTCTGCGAACCCGCCCGCGAGGCCTTGGCCCTGGGGGCCAACGGGTGCGTGGCCAAGTCCGCCGACCTCACCGAGCTGCATCAGCAGATCCGGCGATACTGCAGCTAG
- a CDS encoding FmdB family zinc ribbon protein translates to MPLYEFQCAQCGEKTEVLVRSGDRADAPRCPACGAPMERRWAPVAAHTKGAGGGGCAPRGGFT, encoded by the coding sequence ATGCCGCTCTACGAGTTCCAGTGCGCCCAGTGCGGGGAGAAGACCGAGGTGCTGGTGCGGTCCGGCGACCGGGCCGACGCCCCCAGGTGCCCGGCCTGCGGGGCGCCCATGGAGCGCCGGTGGGCCCCGGTGGCGGCCCACACCAAGGGGGCGGGGGGCGGGGGCTGCGCTCCCAGGGGAGGGTTCACCTGA
- a CDS encoding purine-nucleoside phosphorylase, whose protein sequence is MIGWSGDPLAAAAARALGPAFRAEVAVVLGSGLGEVAGPLERSVPFARVPGLSSCGVPGHAGRVGIARVAQTRVVVFQGRRHLYEGISPGQAAFPIRLARRLGARLVVLFAAAGSVDPGLEPGTWVFVSDHVNDMGRNPLEGVRFPDRTPAFVDLTGVYRTDLWPALARTRGIPTARGVYAAFAGPTYETPAEVLWARSQGARVVGMSVVPEAVWARFLGLDVVAWARVANPAAGVSEAPVSHGDVLAQVGRNAAEGRALLEATVRAWNSGP, encoded by the coding sequence GTGATCGGGTGGTCCGGCGACCCGTTGGCCGCGGCCGCGGCCAGGGCCTTGGGGCCCGCGTTCCGGGCCGAGGTGGCCGTGGTGCTGGGGTCGGGCCTGGGGGAGGTGGCGGGGCCCCTGGAGCGATCTGTTCCTTTTGCTCGGGTGCCCGGACTGTCGTCCTGCGGGGTGCCGGGCCATGCGGGAAGGGTCGGGATCGCCCGGGTGGCGCAGACGCGGGTCGTGGTGTTCCAGGGTCGGCGCCACCTGTACGAGGGGATCTCCCCGGGCCAGGCCGCGTTCCCGATTCGCCTGGCCCGGCGGCTGGGGGCCAGACTGGTGGTGCTGTTCGCTGCGGCCGGCTCCGTGGACCCGGGGCTCGAGCCCGGCACCTGGGTGTTCGTGAGCGACCACGTGAACGACATGGGCCGCAACCCCCTGGAAGGGGTGCGGTTTCCGGACCGGACCCCCGCGTTCGTGGACCTGACGGGGGTGTACCGCACCGATCTGTGGCCCGCATTGGCCCGGACCCGGGGGATTCCCACGGCCCGGGGGGTGTACGCCGCGTTCGCCGGCCCCACCTACGAGACGCCGGCCGAGGTGCTGTGGGCCCGGAGCCAGGGGGCTCGGGTGGTGGGGATGTCGGTGGTGCCCGAGGCGGTATGGGCCCGGTTCCTGGGCCTGGACGTGGTGGCCTGGGCCCGGGTGGCGAACCCCGCGGCCGGGGTCTCGGAGGCGCCGGTGAGCCATGGGGACGTGCTCGCCCAGGTTGGCCGGAACGCGGCCGAGGGGAGGGCGCTGCTCGAGGCCACGGTCCGGGCGTGGAATTCTGGCCCCTGA
- a CDS encoding SagB/ThcOx family dehydrogenase translates to MAEELRRWRDLTDLDPDTLSPRRLDWSRKPEAVKRYPDRPRVPLPRPGALRTPPADLWDVLARRRSRREFTGEPVPLETLAALLWACQGVTARQGPCLLRTAPSAGALYPFETYVSVQAVEGLDPCLAHFDVAGFALEVLEEGHHGRRIALAALAQGFLARAAAVFVWTAVYPRTAWKYGDRALRYLGLDLGHVCQNLALAAEALGLGCCPVAAFFDREMNRVLDVDGEEEFAYYLAAVGPLPLPRERIGG, encoded by the coding sequence ATGGCTGAGGAACTCCGACGGTGGCGGGACCTGACCGACCTGGACCCCGACACCCTTTCGCCCCGCAGGCTCGACTGGTCCCGCAAGCCCGAGGCGGTCAAGAGGTATCCCGACCGTCCCCGGGTTCCGCTGCCCCGGCCCGGCGCTCTCCGGACGCCCCCGGCCGACCTGTGGGACGTGCTGGCCCGGCGACGATCCCGCCGGGAGTTCACGGGCGAACCGGTCCCGCTCGAGACCCTGGCGGCCCTCCTGTGGGCATGCCAGGGCGTGACCGCTCGGCAGGGCCCGTGCCTGCTGCGCACCGCCCCCTCGGCCGGGGCCCTGTACCCGTTCGAGACCTACGTCTCGGTCCAGGCGGTCGAGGGCCTCGACCCGTGCCTCGCCCATTTCGACGTGGCCGGGTTCGCGCTGGAGGTCCTGGAAGAAGGGCACCACGGACGGCGGATCGCGCTGGCCGCCCTGGCCCAAGGGTTCCTCGCCCGGGCCGCGGCCGTGTTCGTGTGGACCGCGGTGTACCCCCGGACCGCATGGAAGTACGGGGACCGGGCCCTGCGCTACCTGGGTCTGGACCTGGGGCATGTGTGCCAGAACCTGGCGCTGGCGGCCGAGGCGCTGGGCCTGGGCTGCTGCCCCGTGGCCGCGTTCTTCGACCGGGAGATGAACCGGGTGCTCGACGTGGACGGCGAGGAGGAGTTCGCCTACTACCTGGCCGCCGTGGGCCCGCTGCCTTTGCCGCGGGAGAGGATAGGAGGTTAG
- a CDS encoding helix-turn-helix domain-containing protein, which produces MATTEHEPRPSEPHRFGPALRAAREAAGLTLDDVARATRIRQAYLEALEAEDWARVPRGVIGRGFVRVVAKEIGAVEAELLELYHRCRPDEASAPARGLPEPEWEVSLRRGRRRLLPGGLVLVLLVAALGAGWWFWGGAVPPAPSKPAVETAAPGGADGAGDETPGTEPAPAPEPKVPAEARAPEPPPGREAPAEETATPTTAPFTLEIRATEKAWVRVVADGGEPDDQVFQPGEKRTYEARNGFSVKLGNAGGVRFVWNGTLLKVPGRPGEVKEVRLPAELEALLP; this is translated from the coding sequence ATGGCCACCACCGAACACGAGCCCCGTCCCTCCGAACCCCACCGGTTCGGTCCGGCCCTGAGAGCCGCCCGGGAGGCCGCGGGCCTCACCCTCGACGACGTGGCCCGGGCCACCCGCATCCGGCAGGCGTACCTCGAAGCCCTCGAGGCAGAGGACTGGGCCCGGGTGCCGCGGGGCGTGATCGGGCGGGGATTCGTGCGGGTGGTGGCCAAGGAGATCGGCGCGGTCGAGGCCGAGCTGCTGGAACTGTATCACCGCTGCCGGCCCGACGAGGCCTCGGCCCCGGCGCGGGGACTGCCGGAGCCCGAATGGGAGGTTTCCCTGCGGAGGGGACGGCGCAGGCTCCTGCCCGGCGGTTTGGTGCTGGTTCTCCTGGTGGCGGCCCTCGGGGCGGGGTGGTGGTTCTGGGGGGGCGCGGTCCCCCCCGCGCCGTCGAAGCCGGCGGTCGAGACGGCCGCGCCGGGCGGGGCCGACGGGGCTGGGGATGAGACCCCCGGAACCGAGCCGGCCCCCGCACCCGAACCGAAGGTGCCGGCAGAGGCCCGGGCTCCCGAGCCCCCCCCGGGCCGGGAGGCGCCGGCGGAGGAAACCGCAACGCCGACAACCGCCCCGTTCACCCTGGAGATCCGAGCCACGGAGAAGGCCTGGGTTCGGGTGGTGGCCGACGGCGGCGAGCCGGACGACCAAGTGTTCCAGCCCGGGGAGAAGCGCACCTACGAGGCCCGCAACGGATTCTCCGTGAAGCTGGGCAACGCCGGGGGGGTGCGGTTCGTGTGGAACGGCACGCTCCTCAAGGTGCCCGGTCGGCCGGGGGAGGTGAAGGAGGTGCGGCTGCCCGCGGAGTTGGAGGCCTTGCTGCCGTGA
- a CDS encoding anti-sigma factor family protein, with protein sequence MTRKLTCKEILEQLSAYIDEELDPSICAEIEAHMEGCNPCVAFLNTLKKTVVLYKYSAEGDEVPREVHIDLHRFLREKCAQDEGE encoded by the coding sequence ATGACCCGGAAACTCACGTGCAAAGAGATCCTGGAGCAGCTCTCGGCCTACATCGACGAGGAGCTGGACCCGTCGATCTGTGCCGAGATCGAGGCCCACATGGAGGGATGCAACCCCTGCGTGGCGTTTTTGAACACCCTCAAGAAGACCGTGGTCCTGTACAAGTACTCGGCAGAGGGTGACGAGGTGCCCCGGGAGGTCCACATCGACCTCCACCGGTTCCTCCGGGAGAAGTGCGCCCAGGACGAAGGGGAGTAG
- a CDS encoding TlpA family protein disulfide reductase, with protein MGLRWGKGWGAVLVAFLLVVGSACSKTEEKGREPKPAPDFDLVSVDGNHVRLSDLRGKVVLLDFWATWCPPCRVAIPHLVELQRKYRKEGLVVIGMNMDQDPDELAQFMARTTFNYPVVRVDETTRMAYGGISSIPQAFLIDRAGYLRHSFMGFSPDIGQDMEEKVRRLLEEKPAE; from the coding sequence ATGGGCCTGCGATGGGGGAAGGGGTGGGGGGCCGTGTTGGTGGCGTTTTTGCTCGTGGTCGGCTCGGCCTGCTCCAAGACCGAGGAGAAGGGCCGGGAGCCCAAGCCCGCGCCGGACTTCGATCTGGTGAGCGTCGACGGCAACCACGTGCGTCTGTCGGACCTGCGGGGCAAGGTGGTTCTCCTGGACTTCTGGGCCACCTGGTGCCCGCCGTGCCGGGTCGCCATTCCCCACCTGGTGGAACTCCAGCGGAAGTACCGGAAAGAGGGGCTGGTGGTGATCGGAATGAACATGGACCAGGACCCGGACGAACTGGCCCAGTTCATGGCCCGCACCACCTTCAACTACCCCGTGGTCCGGGTGGACGAGACCACCCGCATGGCCTACGGGGGCATCTCCTCGATCCCCCAGGCCTTCTTGATCGACCGGGCCGGGTACCTGCGGCACTCGTTCATGGGCTTCAGCCCCGACATCGGCCAGGACATGGAGGAGAAGGTCCGCCGGCTGCTCGAGGAGAAGCCCGCGGAGTGA
- a CDS encoding cold-shock protein: protein MAKGTVKWFNDQKGYGFVTPENGGADLFVHFSAIQGEGFKTLTEGQTVEFDAVPGMKGPQASNVRPV from the coding sequence ATGGCTAAGGGTACTGTGAAGTGGTTCAACGACCAAAAGGGCTACGGTTTCGTCACCCCCGAGAACGGGGGCGCAGACCTGTTCGTGCACTTCAGCGCGATCCAGGGCGAAGGGTTCAAGACCCTGACCGAGGGTCAGACCGTGGAGTTCGACGCGGTCCCCGGCATGAAGGGCCCCCAGGCCTCCAACGTCCGGCCCGTGTAG